One genomic segment of Thalassospiraceae bacterium LMO-SO8 includes these proteins:
- a CDS encoding tetratricopeptide repeat protein, whose protein sequence is MEQFLSDLVLIRDGVLNATADLWVPLVETVATMPTWVLAAAGAGALALLGVLLFGGRRLHGGDRLDRPDPILRGQPTALDTPPAGAMAPEPMEPTPLPDTPEIQGLAEILAEQGVDDQARDGRLRSFAGELDDLRARLGTVSAGSPAAAKLLHDARGAIASGDIVRGTDLLIRAAEEEDTTGHKHAWTAGVHGRAAALARLVAGDLLAARGDAEEAATLFRLATDAVPEDDLELRVECLGRLGALAHGRGDYKAARKHFAAALELLEVSGAASHPDLGGILNNLGLACDLAGDAKAAELYYQRALAADETAWGDNHLNVAAVVNNLGLYYRRRGKTQAAEPLFRRAVAIKEKHLMPGDASLALSQVNLAAALRALGREEDAQDLERRAGLPPPEPPETEEPAEEDSPETDQDRGNPAAPEAVETDERPVPAG, encoded by the coding sequence ATGGAACAGTTTCTGTCGGACCTAGTGCTGATCCGTGACGGGGTTCTGAACGCGACCGCGGACCTGTGGGTGCCGCTGGTGGAAACCGTCGCGACGATGCCGACCTGGGTGCTCGCCGCCGCCGGGGCGGGGGCGCTGGCTTTGCTCGGCGTGCTGCTGTTCGGCGGCCGCAGGCTTCACGGCGGTGACCGCCTGGACCGCCCCGACCCCATCCTGCGCGGTCAGCCGACGGCGTTGGACACGCCCCCGGCCGGCGCAATGGCGCCCGAACCCATGGAACCCACCCCCCTGCCCGACACGCCGGAAATTCAGGGCCTCGCCGAAATTCTCGCCGAACAGGGGGTCGACGATCAGGCACGCGACGGACGGCTGCGTTCCTTTGCCGGGGAACTGGACGACTTGCGGGCGCGGCTCGGCACCGTCAGCGCCGGGTCGCCGGCGGCGGCCAAACTGCTGCATGACGCCCGGGGCGCCATCGCCTCCGGCGACATCGTCCGCGGCACGGACCTTTTGATCCGCGCCGCCGAGGAAGAAGACACCACCGGCCACAAGCATGCCTGGACCGCCGGCGTTCATGGCCGCGCCGCGGCCCTGGCCCGCCTGGTCGCGGGCGACCTTCTGGCGGCGCGCGGCGACGCGGAGGAAGCCGCGACCCTGTTCCGGCTGGCCACCGACGCCGTGCCCGAAGACGATCTGGAGCTGCGGGTCGAATGTCTGGGCCGCCTGGGGGCGTTGGCCCACGGCCGGGGGGACTACAAAGCCGCACGCAAACATTTCGCGGCCGCGCTCGAGCTGCTTGAAGTCTCGGGCGCCGCGAGCCATCCCGATCTGGGCGGCATTCTCAACAACTTAGGCTTAGCCTGCGATCTGGCCGGCGACGCCAAGGCGGCGGAGCTGTATTACCAGCGCGCCCTTGCCGCCGACGAGACGGCCTGGGGCGATAACCACCTCAACGTCGCCGCCGTGGTCAACAACCTGGGCCTCTATTACCGGCGCCGGGGCAAGACCCAGGCGGCGGAACCCCTGTTCCGCCGCGCCGTCGCGATCAAGGAAAAACACCTGATGCCGGGCGATGCCTCGCTCGCCCTCAGCCAGGTCAACCTGGCCGCCGCTCTGCGCGCCCTGGGGCGCGAGGAAGACGCCCAGGATTTGGAACGCCGGGCCGGCCTGCCGCCCCCCGAGCCGCCGGAAACCGAGGAACCGGCAGAAGAAGATTCTCCGGAAACCGATCAGGACCGCGGCAATCCGGCGGCCCCGGAAGCCGTTGAGACGGACGAACGGCCCGTGCCCGCCGGTTGA
- a CDS encoding 16S rRNA (uracil(1498)-N(3))-methyltransferase, whose protein sequence is MAAGIRLYVDGALGEGALVAATADQAHYLGRVMRLGVGDPVLLFNGRDGEWRAEIARMDKRAAEMIIREKTRDQSESPGPWLAFAPVKKTGTDFIVQKATELGASRLLPVVTANTQTGRTNTERLRAQAVEAAEQCERLSVPDVSDMIDLDALLADWPRDRPLFVLDETGGGASLAAAAGTAGAAVGFLVGPEGGFQARELDRFAKLPFITPVTLGPRILRAETACLAALAVWQAVVGDWT, encoded by the coding sequence ATGGCGGCTGGGATCCGCCTTTACGTCGACGGCGCCCTTGGCGAGGGCGCGCTGGTCGCGGCCACGGCCGATCAGGCCCATTACCTGGGCCGGGTCATGCGCCTGGGCGTGGGCGATCCGGTCCTGTTGTTCAACGGCCGTGACGGCGAATGGCGGGCCGAGATCGCGCGCATGGACAAGCGCGCGGCCGAGATGATCATCCGGGAAAAAACCCGGGATCAGTCCGAGTCCCCGGGCCCGTGGCTCGCCTTCGCGCCCGTGAAGAAGACCGGCACCGATTTTATCGTTCAAAAGGCGACGGAACTGGGGGCATCGCGGCTGCTGCCCGTCGTCACGGCCAATACCCAGACCGGGCGCACGAATACGGAGCGCCTCCGCGCCCAGGCTGTCGAGGCGGCGGAACAGTGCGAACGCCTGTCCGTGCCGGACGTTTCCGACATGATCGACCTCGATGCCCTGCTGGCCGATTGGCCCCGGGACCGCCCTCTGTTCGTTCTGGACGAGACCGGCGGCGGCGCGTCCCTTGCCGCCGCTGCCGGGACGGCGGGTGCGGCGGTCGGATTTTTGGTCGGCCCGGAAGGCGGCTTTCAGGCGCGGGAACTTGACAGGTTTGCTAAGCTTCCCTTCATCACCCCGGTAACGCTGGGTCCCCGCATCCTGCGCGCCGAAACGGCCTGCCTTGCCGCACTTGCCGTATGGCAGGCGGTTGTAGGCGACTGGACCTGA
- a CDS encoding precorrin-8X methylmutase: MFDYVRDPAEIYRRSFAAIEAAADLSRFRGAERTLAVRLIHACGMAEIAGDLVLSGDPAETGKAALAAGAPILVDAEMVARGVIAARLPADNRLICTLNDDGVRDRATNLGTTRSAAAVDAWAPHLAGAVVAIGNAPTALFRLLELLAEGAPRPAVILGFPVGFIGAAESKQALIDHAGGIPFATLPGRRGGSALAAAAVNALCPAPEQAEAAHG, translated from the coding sequence ATGTTCGATTACGTCCGCGACCCGGCGGAAATCTACCGCCGTTCCTTCGCCGCCATCGAGGCGGCCGCGGACCTGTCGCGGTTCCGGGGGGCCGAGCGCACCCTGGCCGTGCGCCTGATCCATGCCTGCGGCATGGCGGAGATCGCAGGCGACCTCGTGCTGTCCGGTGATCCGGCCGAGACCGGCAAGGCCGCCCTTGCGGCGGGCGCTCCCATTCTGGTTGACGCGGAAATGGTCGCCCGCGGCGTCATCGCCGCCCGCCTTCCCGCGGACAACCGCCTGATCTGCACCCTGAACGACGACGGTGTGCGGGACCGCGCGACGAATCTGGGCACCACCCGTTCCGCCGCCGCCGTCGACGCCTGGGCGCCGCACCTGGCGGGCGCGGTGGTCGCCATCGGCAACGCGCCGACGGCTCTGTTCCGGCTGTTGGAACTGCTGGCCGAGGGCGCGCCTCGTCCCGCCGTGATCCTGGGCTTCCCCGTCGGCTTCATCGGCGCCGCCGAATCCAAGCAGGCCCTGATCGACCATGCCGGCGGCATCCCCTTCGCGACCCTGCCGGGGCGGCGGGGCGGCAGCGCGCTGGCCGCCGCCGCCGTGAACGCGCTTTGTCCCGCCCCGGAACAGGCGGAGGCCGCCCATGGATAG
- a CDS encoding branched-chain amino acid aminotransferase encodes MKYGQSRGGNAISWIDGEWHDDEPAVAKATDHAMWLGSAVFDGARSMAGKVPDLEAHCARAIRSARIMGMAPGVTTEDIVDLSREGIQKFPDDAELYICPLFYASGGFVVPDPDSTHFVLTVEEAALPEPTGFKACLSPFRRPAADMAPTEAKAACLYPNVSRAVADANGRGFDTGVMLDPDGDVAEFSSANLFMVKDGVVHTPEINGTFLNGITRQRVIQLLREAGVEVVERRITYDDLTEADELFATGNYSKVVPCTQLDGRALPRGPMFRETRDMYFSYADAC; translated from the coding sequence ATGAAATACGGACAAAGCAGGGGCGGCAACGCCATCAGTTGGATCGACGGCGAATGGCATGACGACGAGCCCGCCGTCGCCAAGGCAACCGATCACGCCATGTGGCTGGGATCGGCCGTGTTCGACGGAGCCCGGTCCATGGCCGGCAAGGTGCCCGACCTGGAGGCCCATTGCGCGCGCGCCATCCGGTCGGCCCGCATCATGGGCATGGCCCCGGGCGTGACGACGGAAGACATCGTCGACCTGTCCCGCGAGGGCATCCAGAAATTCCCCGACGACGCCGAGCTTTACATCTGCCCATTGTTCTACGCCTCGGGCGGTTTCGTCGTGCCCGACCCGGACTCGACCCATTTCGTGCTGACCGTGGAAGAGGCGGCCCTGCCCGAGCCGACCGGCTTCAAGGCCTGCCTGTCGCCGTTCCGCCGCCCGGCCGCCGACATGGCGCCGACCGAGGCCAAGGCCGCCTGCCTGTACCCCAACGTGTCGCGCGCCGTCGCCGACGCCAACGGGCGCGGGTTCGACACGGGCGTGATGCTGGACCCGGACGGCGACGTGGCGGAATTCTCGTCGGCCAACCTGTTCATGGTGAAGGACGGCGTCGTGCACACGCCGGAAATCAACGGCACGTTTCTCAACGGCATCACCCGCCAACGCGTGATCCAGCTTCTGCGCGAGGCGGGGGTCGAGGTCGTGGAACGGCGGATCACCTATGACGACCTGACCGAAGCGGACGAACTGTTCGCCACCGGCAACTATTCCAAGGTCGTGCCCTGCACGCAACTGGACGGCCGCGCCCTGCCCCGAGGCCCGATGTTCCGGGAAACGCGGGACATGTATTTCAGCTACGCCGACGCCTGCTGA
- the cbiE gene encoding precorrin-6y C5,15-methyltransferase (decarboxylating) subunit CbiE, with product MDRWLSVVGIGEDGLDGLGARARARIDAAEVLVGGDRHLGKLADDARPRLTWGDGLDAGIEAIAKHAGKPVCVLASGDPLNFGIGKRLVARFGIDAMDILPAPGAFALLAARMGWSLADGTVRPVSCHAFPVEVLNRHLLPGLRLLILARNGETPARAADLLRRRGFGESPMTVFEHMGGPDEGRYDTVAEEWEGRRVKDLNVIAFHLWPSPGATIWPETPGLPEAAFRHDGKITKREVRAATLARLQPLPGQLLWDVGAGSGAVAIEWLRAAAGTEAVAIERDPTRFDDIEANALNLGVPQLKLVKGDAPGCFADAGPAPDAVFVGGGLSQPGVIDGALAALKPGGRLVANGVTLEAQETLIRHHRALGGELARIAVARADAVGGLTGMRPLMDVLQWAVTKP from the coding sequence ATGGATAGGTGGCTGTCCGTGGTCGGCATCGGCGAGGACGGGCTCGACGGCCTGGGGGCCCGCGCCCGCGCGCGGATCGACGCCGCCGAGGTCCTGGTCGGCGGCGACCGCCATCTCGGCAAACTGGCCGACGATGCGCGCCCGCGTCTGACCTGGGGCGACGGCCTGGACGCGGGGATCGAAGCGATCGCCAAACATGCGGGCAAGCCCGTCTGCGTGCTGGCGTCGGGCGATCCGCTCAACTTCGGGATCGGCAAGCGCCTGGTCGCGCGCTTCGGCATCGATGCCATGGACATCCTGCCCGCCCCCGGCGCCTTCGCCCTGTTGGCCGCGCGCATGGGCTGGTCACTGGCCGACGGGACCGTGCGCCCGGTGAGCTGCCATGCCTTCCCGGTCGAGGTCCTGAACCGCCATCTACTGCCGGGCCTGCGCCTGCTGATCCTGGCCCGCAACGGCGAGACCCCGGCCCGGGCGGCGGACCTGCTGCGCCGGCGCGGGTTCGGCGAAAGCCCGATGACCGTGTTCGAACACATGGGTGGACCTGACGAAGGCCGCTACGACACCGTGGCCGAGGAATGGGAAGGACGCCGGGTCAAGGACCTGAACGTCATCGCCTTCCACCTGTGGCCGAGCCCGGGCGCCACCATCTGGCCGGAAACGCCGGGCCTGCCCGAAGCCGCCTTCCGCCACGACGGCAAGATCACCAAGCGCGAGGTGCGCGCCGCCACCCTGGCCCGCCTGCAACCCCTGCCGGGACAATTGCTGTGGGACGTGGGGGCCGGATCGGGCGCGGTCGCCATCGAATGGCTGCGCGCGGCGGCGGGCACGGAAGCCGTCGCGATCGAACGCGATCCCACCCGCTTCGACGACATCGAAGCCAACGCCTTGAACCTGGGGGTGCCGCAGCTGAAACTCGTCAAAGGCGACGCCCCGGGGTGCTTCGCCGACGCGGGCCCCGCCCCCGATGCCGTGTTCGTCGGCGGCGGGCTGTCCCAGCCCGGCGTGATCGACGGCGCCCTGGCCGCGCTTAAACCGGGCGGCCGTCTGGTCGCCAACGGCGTGACCCTGGAAGCCCAGGAAACGCTGATCCGCCACCACCGCGCCCTCGGCGGCGAACTCGCCCGCATCGCCGTCGCCCGCGCCGACGCGGTCGGCGGCCTGACCGGCATGCGCCCCCTGATGGACGTGCTGCAATGGGCGGTGACCAAGCCATGA
- a CDS encoding HD domain-containing phosphohydrolase, whose protein sequence is MSGDAMTAQTDPALKNFQRLIDIGIALSAERDINRLMEKILLEAKDLTSADGGTLYIKTDEDALKFEIMRTDSLKIALGGTTGKDITFPPIRLFDPETGQPNEKNIASYCALTGESINIKDAYEAENFDFSGTKKFDEGTGYRSKSFLTVPLKNSQDEIIGVIQLLNATDPSGTVIEFSKQIQPLVEALASQAAVALDNQQLLESQRKLLESFIELIASAIDAKSPYTGGHCQRVPELTKMLAKAACDDKDGPFKDFDLTEEQWYELHIGAWLHDCGKVTTPEYVVDKAVKLETIYNRVHEVRMRFEVVKREAEIEYYKALIEGRGDPDALKAELDATLAKIDADWEFVAKANVGDEFMAPEDQERIREIGKVQWTRTLNDRLGLSFEERKRKDRTPPVPVPTKENLLADRDDHVVYRDALEPTAQPDNPFGFKLNIPEHKYNFGEIYNLCIARGTLTEEERFKINDHIVQTIIMLEQLPFPKHLKRVPEYAGGHHEKMDGTGYPRKLTEEDMSVPARIMAIADIFEALTAADRPYKDPKKLSDSIKIMSFMKKDAHIDGELFKLFLTSGVFQEYADRFLEPYQIDDVDISKYLE, encoded by the coding sequence ATGTCCGGTGACGCAATGACGGCGCAGACCGATCCGGCGCTGAAGAATTTTCAGCGCCTGATCGACATCGGCATCGCGCTGTCCGCCGAACGCGACATCAACCGATTGATGGAAAAGATTCTTTTGGAGGCCAAGGACCTGACCTCGGCCGACGGCGGGACCCTTTACATCAAGACGGACGAGGACGCGCTGAAGTTCGAGATCATGCGCACCGATTCCCTCAAGATCGCGCTCGGCGGCACCACGGGCAAGGACATCACCTTTCCGCCGATCCGCCTGTTCGATCCGGAAACGGGCCAGCCGAACGAAAAAAACATCGCCAGCTACTGCGCCCTGACCGGCGAATCGATCAATATTAAGGACGCCTACGAGGCGGAGAATTTCGACTTTTCCGGGACCAAGAAGTTCGACGAGGGCACGGGCTACCGGTCCAAGTCGTTCCTCACCGTGCCCCTGAAGAACAGCCAGGACGAAATCATCGGCGTCATCCAGCTGCTCAACGCCACCGACCCGTCGGGCACGGTGATCGAGTTCTCCAAGCAAATCCAGCCCCTGGTCGAGGCCCTGGCCTCCCAGGCCGCCGTGGCGCTCGACAACCAGCAGCTGCTGGAAAGCCAGCGCAAGCTTTTGGAAAGCTTTATCGAGCTGATCGCGTCGGCGATCGACGCCAAGTCGCCCTATACCGGCGGCCACTGCCAGCGCGTGCCCGAACTGACCAAGATGCTGGCCAAGGCCGCCTGCGACGACAAGGACGGCCCGTTCAAGGATTTCGACCTGACCGAAGAGCAGTGGTACGAGCTGCACATCGGGGCGTGGTTGCACGACTGCGGCAAGGTCACGACGCCGGAATACGTCGTCGACAAGGCCGTGAAGCTGGAAACCATCTACAACCGCGTCCACGAGGTGCGCATGCGCTTCGAGGTGGTCAAGCGCGAGGCCGAGATCGAGTACTACAAGGCGCTGATCGAGGGCCGGGGCGACCCGGACGCGCTGAAGGCCGAACTGGACGCGACCCTGGCCAAGATCGACGCGGACTGGGAATTCGTCGCCAAGGCCAACGTGGGCGACGAGTTCATGGCGCCCGAGGACCAGGAACGCATCCGCGAAATCGGCAAGGTCCAATGGACCCGCACCCTGAACGACCGCCTGGGCCTGTCCTTCGAGGAACGCAAGCGCAAGGACCGCACCCCGCCCGTGCCCGTGCCGACGAAAGAAAACCTGCTGGCGGACCGCGACGACCATGTGGTCTACCGCGACGCGCTCGAGCCCACCGCCCAGCCCGACAACCCCTTCGGGTTCAAGCTGAACATCCCCGAGCACAAGTACAATTTCGGCGAAATCTACAACCTGTGCATCGCCCGCGGCACCCTGACCGAGGAAGAGCGCTTCAAGATCAACGACCACATCGTGCAGACCATCATCATGCTGGAGCAGCTGCCGTTCCCCAAGCACCTGAAGCGGGTGCCCGAATACGCCGGCGGCCACCACGAAAAAATGGACGGCACGGGTTATCCCCGAAAGTTGACCGAGGAAGACATGTCCGTGCCGGCGCGCATCATGGCGATCGCCGATATCTTCGAGGCCCTGACCGCCGCCGACCGCCCCTACAAGGACCCCAAAAAGTTGTCGGACAGCATCAAGATCATGTCGTTCATGAAAAAGGACGCGCATATCGACGGCGAGTTGTTCAAACTGTTCCTGACCTCGGGCGTGTTCCAGGAATACGCCGACAGGTTCCTGGAGCCCTATCAGATCGACGACGTGGACATCTCCAAATACCTTGAATAA
- a CDS encoding sirohydrochlorin chelatase, translating to MTDTPQKTGIMICGHGSRDQGAVDEFGTLAGHLARRFPDYDVESGFLEFATPVIRTGLDKLRDRGVNRIICVPGMLFAAGHVKNDLPSEINSFAHAHPDLDVRFGRELAIDARLLRAARTRIEEAEAAANAAKGEIARKDTLLMVVGRGTNDSDANSNVNKVARMLWEGMDFGWAEVSYSGVAYPLVDEGLNKAVKLGFKRIIVFPYFLFTGILVNRIYRWADECAAAHPETDVVKAPYLNDHEDLIDCFADRVEEALNGDNKMNCLLCKYREQIIGYEDDQGAPQVGHHHHVVGIGTDGHGAADHGIHHGKHGHHHGHDHGHGHSHGHDHGHSHDHGHSHEHPHRHDADT from the coding sequence ATGACTGACACACCCCAAAAAACCGGCATCATGATCTGCGGCCACGGCAGCCGCGACCAGGGGGCCGTCGACGAATTCGGTACCCTGGCGGGCCATTTGGCCAGGCGGTTCCCCGATTACGACGTGGAAAGCGGATTCCTGGAATTCGCCACGCCGGTGATCCGCACGGGCCTGGACAAATTGCGGGACCGGGGCGTCAACCGCATCATCTGCGTGCCAGGCATGCTGTTCGCGGCGGGTCATGTGAAGAACGACCTGCCCTCGGAAATCAACAGTTTCGCCCATGCCCATCCGGACCTGGACGTGCGTTTCGGGCGCGAACTGGCGATCGACGCCCGTCTGCTGCGCGCCGCCCGCACCCGCATCGAAGAGGCCGAGGCCGCGGCCAACGCCGCCAAGGGCGAGATCGCCCGCAAAGACACCCTGTTGATGGTGGTCGGGCGCGGGACCAACGATTCGGATGCCAATTCCAACGTCAACAAGGTCGCGCGGATGCTGTGGGAAGGCATGGATTTCGGCTGGGCCGAGGTCAGCTATTCCGGCGTTGCCTATCCGCTTGTCGACGAGGGCCTGAACAAGGCGGTGAAGCTCGGTTTCAAGCGCATCATCGTGTTCCCCTATTTCCTGTTCACGGGCATCCTGGTCAACCGCATCTACCGCTGGGCCGACGAGTGTGCTGCGGCACACCCCGAGACCGATGTCGTCAAGGCGCCCTACCTGAACGACCATGAAGACCTGATCGACTGCTTCGCCGACCGGGTCGAGGAAGCGCTGAACGGCGACAACAAAATGAACTGCCTGCTGTGCAAGTACCGGGAGCAGATCATCGGCTACGAGGACGACCAGGGCGCGCCCCAGGTCGGCCACCACCACCATGTCGTCGGCATCGGCACGGACGGCCACGGGGCCGCCGACCACGGCATCCACCACGGCAAGCACGGCCATCATCACGGGCACGATCATGGTCACGGCCATTCCCATGGGCATGACCATGGACACTCCCACGATCACGGGCACAGCCACGAGCATCCCCACCGCCACGACGCCGACACCTGA
- a CDS encoding helix-turn-helix transcriptional regulator: MLRHSSVWHAVDRLAREHGLSTSGLARKAGLDPTTFNKSKRTTRDGKLRWPSTESIAKILQATGASLSEWVSYVDETEGGGVYRNVPLIGFAQAGNSGFFDDAGYPVGGGWDEIPFPGLNDPNTFALEINGDSMEPVFRDGDTIIVAPHASVRRGDRVVVKTTEGEVMAKVLIRRTARHIDLQSLNPAHEDRSLDLTQVEWISRVVWASQ; the protein is encoded by the coding sequence ATGTTGCGGCATTCAAGCGTATGGCATGCAGTTGACCGGCTGGCCCGCGAACACGGCCTGTCGACCTCCGGTCTTGCGCGCAAGGCCGGCCTGGATCCGACCACCTTCAACAAAAGCAAGCGCACGACGCGCGACGGCAAGCTGCGCTGGCCGTCGACGGAAAGCATCGCCAAGATCTTGCAGGCCACGGGGGCCAGCCTGTCGGAATGGGTGTCCTACGTGGACGAAACCGAAGGCGGCGGCGTCTACCGCAATGTGCCGCTGATCGGCTTCGCCCAGGCGGGCAACTCGGGCTTTTTCGACGATGCCGGCTATCCCGTGGGCGGCGGCTGGGATGAAATCCCCTTCCCCGGCCTGAACGATCCCAACACCTTCGCCCTGGAAATCAACGGCGACAGCATGGAGCCCGTGTTCCGCGACGGCGACACCATCATCGTCGCCCCCCATGCCTCGGTCCGGCGCGGCGACCGCGTCGTCGTCAAGACCACGGAGGGCGAGGTCATGGCCAAGGTGCTGATCCGCCGCACGGCGCGCCACATCGACCTGCAATCCTTGAACCCGGCGCACGAAGACCGCTCCCTCGACCTGACCCAGGTCGAATGGATTTCCCGCGTGGTCTGGGCCAGCCAGTAA
- a CDS encoding UbiD family decarboxylase, with protein MAYASLRDFIFNRLEPAGRLVRVTAPVSPELEMTEIQTRLIAEGGPAVLFENVVGAGGKPYGMPVLVNLFGTVERVAWGMEREPAELREVGETLAFLRQPEPPENLRQAMDMLPLLKTMVAMKPKTVKSAPCQEIVLKGDDIDLSALPIQTCWPGEPAPLITWPLVVTQGPQAGQKGGDKRDGFNLGIYRMQVTGRNTTLMRWLKHRGGAQHHARWKETRPEPLPAAAVIGADPGTILAAVTPVPDTLSEYQFAGMLRGKRVDLVDCKTVPLKVPAEAEIVIEGHVSLEDYSDEGPYGDHTGYYNSVEPFPVFTVSAITMRRDPIYLSTYTGRPPDEPSILGEGLNEVFVPLFRQQFPEVVDFWLPPEACSYRVAVVSMKKAYAGHAKRIMMGVWSYLRQFTYTKFVIVVDEDINARDWNDVIWAISTNVDPARDVTMIEHTPIDYLDFASPEPGLGSKMGIDATAKMGAETRREWGRKIRMSDDVIDEVTRKWADYGLPGSGRPIWK; from the coding sequence ATGGCCTATGCCTCGCTCAGGGATTTCATCTTCAACCGGCTGGAGCCGGCGGGCCGCCTCGTGCGCGTCACGGCCCCCGTGTCGCCGGAATTGGAGATGACGGAAATCCAGACCCGCCTGATCGCCGAGGGCGGCCCGGCCGTCTTGTTCGAGAACGTCGTGGGAGCCGGCGGCAAGCCCTACGGCATGCCGGTGCTGGTCAATCTGTTCGGCACGGTGGAACGGGTCGCCTGGGGCATGGAACGCGAGCCGGCGGAACTGCGCGAGGTCGGCGAGACGCTGGCCTTCCTCCGTCAGCCGGAGCCGCCGGAAAATTTGCGTCAGGCCATGGACATGCTGCCGCTGCTCAAGACCATGGTCGCCATGAAGCCGAAAACGGTGAAATCGGCGCCGTGCCAGGAAATCGTCCTCAAGGGCGACGACATCGATCTGTCCGCCCTGCCGATTCAGACCTGCTGGCCGGGCGAGCCCGCACCCCTCATCACTTGGCCGCTGGTCGTGACCCAGGGGCCCCAGGCCGGGCAGAAGGGCGGCGACAAGCGCGACGGTTTCAACCTCGGCATCTACCGCATGCAGGTTACCGGCCGGAATACCACCCTGATGCGCTGGCTCAAGCACCGGGGCGGCGCCCAGCACCATGCAAGGTGGAAGGAAACCCGGCCCGAACCGCTGCCCGCCGCCGCCGTCATCGGCGCCGATCCGGGCACCATCCTGGCCGCCGTCACGCCGGTGCCGGACACCCTGTCCGAATACCAGTTCGCCGGCATGCTGCGCGGCAAGCGGGTCGATCTGGTCGACTGCAAGACGGTGCCGCTCAAGGTTCCGGCCGAGGCCGAGATCGTCATCGAAGGGCACGTCTCGCTCGAGGACTACAGCGACGAAGGGCCCTACGGCGATCACACGGGCTACTACAACTCGGTGGAGCCGTTCCCCGTGTTCACGGTCTCGGCCATCACCATGCGCCGCGACCCGATCTATCTTTCGACCTACACCGGCCGGCCGCCGGACGAACCCTCGATCCTGGGCGAAGGGCTGAACGAGGTCTTCGTGCCGCTGTTCCGCCAGCAGTTTCCGGAAGTGGTCGATTTCTGGCTGCCGCCCGAGGCCTGCTCCTACCGCGTCGCCGTGGTCTCCATGAAGAAGGCCTACGCCGGTCACGCCAAGCGGATCATGATGGGCGTATGGTCCTACCTGCGCCAGTTCACCTACACCAAGTTCGTCATCGTGGTGGACGAAGACATCAATGCGCGCGACTGGAACGACGTGATCTGGGCGATCTCGACCAACGTCGATCCCGCCCGCGACGTGACGATGATCGAGCACACGCCGATCGATTACCTGGACTTCGCCTCGCCGGAACCCGGCCTGGGCAGCAAGATGGGGATCGACGCGACGGCCAAGATGGGGGCGGAAACGCGGCGCGAATGGGGCCGCAAGATTCGCATGTCGGACGACGTGATCGACGAGGTCACCCGCAAGTGGGCCGATTACGGTCTGCCCGGATCGGGCAGGCCGATCTGGAAATAG
- the ubiA gene encoding 4-hydroxybenzoate octaprenyltransferase: MDERQQVSASDIPLQSWIDRVPGAGVRPYLRLARLDRPIGTWLLLLPCWWATAMASPGWPDPWFMALFAVGALVMRGAGCTINDIADRDIDKKVARTADRPITSGQVSVVQALAFLALQLGIGLAVLLQFNTYTVILGASSLALVALYPFAKRVTYWPQFVLGLTFNWGALVGWAAVTGGLEAPAVLLYAAGLLWTMGYDTIYAHQDKEDDVLVGVKSTALKFGDATGPWLAAFYGGTITLLAAAGIHAALHPVYFAGLAVAALHLTWQVRSLDLDDAKICLARFKSNRDFGLIVLAAIIAGRLLAPAG; encoded by the coding sequence ATGGATGAACGACAACAAGTTTCGGCCTCGGACATTCCGCTGCAAAGCTGGATCGACCGGGTCCCGGGGGCCGGAGTGCGGCCTTACCTGCGCCTCGCGCGCCTGGACCGGCCCATCGGCACCTGGCTGTTGCTGCTGCCCTGCTGGTGGGCGACGGCGATGGCGTCGCCCGGTTGGCCCGACCCCTGGTTCATGGCCCTGTTCGCCGTGGGGGCCCTGGTCATGCGGGGGGCGGGCTGCACCATCAACGACATCGCCGACCGGGATATCGACAAAAAGGTCGCGCGCACGGCCGATCGGCCCATCACGTCCGGCCAGGTTTCGGTCGTCCAGGCCCTCGCCTTCCTGGCGTTGCAGCTCGGCATCGGGCTCGCGGTGCTGCTGCAGTTCAACACCTACACCGTGATTCTGGGGGCGTCGTCGCTCGCCCTGGTCGCCCTCTATCCCTTCGCCAAGCGAGTCACCTATTGGCCCCAGTTCGTGTTGGGCCTGACCTTCAACTGGGGGGCCCTGGTCGGCTGGGCGGCGGTGACGGGGGGGCTGGAGGCGCCGGCGGTGCTGCTTTACGCCGCGGGCCTGCTGTGGACGATGGGCTACGACACGATCTACGCCCATCAGGACAAGGAAGACGACGTCCTGGTCGGCGTCAAATCGACGGCGCTCAAGTTCGGCGATGCGACCGGGCCTTGGCTGGCCGCGTTCTACGGTGGCACGATCACCCTGCTGGCGGCGGCGGGCATACACGCGGCCCTGCACCCGGTTTATTTCGCGGGCCTGGCCGTGGCGGCGCTGCATCTTACCTGGCAGGTTCGCAGCCTCGATCTGGACGACGCCAAGATCTGCCTCGCGCGGTTCAAATCCAACCGGGATTTCGGGTTGATCGTGCTGGCCGCCATCATCGCGGGGCGCCTGTTGGCGCCGGCGGGCTGA